The sequence below is a genomic window from Chryseobacterium foetidum.
GCAAGACCAGAGACTGTTTGTAAACCGTTTAGCAGGAGACAAAGGAGGAAAGGTATCTTTCGATAAAGTACTTCTTACTGTAAACGGAGCAATCACGGTAGGCGCCCCAGCTGTAAGCGGAATCACTGTAGAAGCAGAGATCCTTGATCACGTAAAAGCTGATAAAGTAATCGTTTTCAAAAAGAAAAGAAGAAAAGGTTATCAGGTAAAGAACGGTCACAGACAGTCATTAACTCAGATCAAAATCACTGGAATCACAGGATTTGACGGAGCTAAAAAAGAAACTAAAGCGAAAAAAGCTCCTAAGACTGAGGAAGCTGGCGCAGAATAATTGTTTAACCAAAAAACCATAAACTAAAATGGCACACAAAAAAGGAGTCGGTAGTTCCAAGAACGGTAGAGAATCTCACTCTAAAAGATTAGGTGTAAAGATTTTCGGTGGACAAGACGCTATCGCTGGAAACATTATTGTAAGACAAAGAGGTACTCAGCACCACCCGGGTGAAAACGTTGGGATCGGTAAAGATCACACTTTGCACGCACTTGTAGACGGTAAAGTAGTTTTCAGAAAGAAAGCAAACAACAGATCATTTGTATCTATTGAACCAAACGCATAATTCATTTAGCGTTTTATAAAATAAAATCCTCAGCATTTTTGTTGGGGATTTTTTGTGTCTGAAGTTGAACGTCGATATAGTTTCAAGCACATGAGTCACATAAGGTAGTTTGACATGTCTGGCGTTTTATTTTAGAACACGTCAGAATTGAAAAATCAAAGATTTTTCAGTGTGTATTTTTTTAAGCCGACATTTTTTAAATGTCTTTTTATAATAGACAACGATAAATTGCGGACAGGAAAAATTTTAATTTTGCTCTGATGTGTTCTAAAATATACAGTATAAAAAAGTGGAAATCTATGTGACTGATGTGTCAAGCCTGCAACGAAAGGAATTAAAAATAAAACTGAAATCCTGCCTTAATGCCAAATTTTGAAGCATCAGGTCGGTCAAGATAATTTCCTCTCCAGTTGAAGTCTACACGAATGATTCTGATGTTTCCGAAGCCAATGTTTTCGATACCGAATCCGTATTCGTAATAAATCTGCTGATCAGGAGCAGAATATTTTAAATTATCAACATTGATATTTTTGGAAGCGTCACTCAGGGTTCCATAAGCTCCTCTGATGAAAGCAACTTCTCTCAGCTTCAACTTCTTAATCAAAGGGATAAACGAAAGTATTTTACCGTTAAAATGGTGCTCAATATGAAGAGTAGAGTAGGTGTCTGCCACAAACTCATAATAATTCAGCTGTGCAAAAGTATTGGGAACCAAACCGTAACTCTGGTTGGCCGGAATAATGTTCTGCAAAGCCAGCGGAACGGTATCAAAGTTTTTCCCAGCCTCAAAATTCAGAAAAGTTTTTCCCCAGCTTCCCAGCAACATTGGTTTATAAAACATAAACTGCAGTTTGTTGTAATTAAAATCTGCATTAAACAAACCTTCAATTCCACGGGTATATTTCAGAACAATGGTTGGTGCCAACGTGCTGTGTTCGTATCTGTCGACTCCGGTTTGAGAGAATTTTGCTCCCGGTCTGGCAATTAAACTGATGGTAACACGCGAATCATTTACGGTTTTTCTGAGGTCTCCGTTTCTATAATACATCAGGTTAAAATCTGCAGGATTGGCAGATTTGATGCTTTGTAAAGTACCGTCCACTCTCACCTGAAAGTTTTTCCACGGTTCAACAGAAGTGAAAAAGCTGGTTTGGGTTACCGAACTTAAAGATGCGTTTTCTCCTCTCGCAAAAACCGTTGAAGAAGCGAATGAACGGGATAGAATGCCGTCTTCTGTAGTAAGCTGTACGCCAAGTTGGGTAATGTCTCTTTTGGTTCCGCCACCAATCATGAAACGGTTGACGCGGTTGAACATGTAGCGGCCTTCCACACCATATTTGAATTGCTGGTCTTTAAAACCATACGCATTATAAAATTCAATTCTCCACGGATCGTTTTGAGTGAAATAAGTTCGTGCTCCGATTCTTATTCTGTCGCCTTCCACTTCGTTTTTACCATAAACGGAGGTAATAGGTCCTAAATCAATACCTTTTGTGACGTTGTAATATCGTGAAGCCAATGTTTCATACAATTTTACAATACGGTTGAATTTTGGGGTCTGCTGAAGTTTTTCAAGCATTTCATAAACACCTTTTTCCTGTTTGGAAAGAGAGTCGGGTCTTGCATTGGTCCAGAATTCATCGTTTTTTTCTACAAATTTAGCATCGTATTCTTCTTCTTTCCTTGTGAAAATATCGTCTGCAAGATGTTTGTTAAACTGATAATTGGAGTAATCCACAGAGCGTTTTGCGAGAAGACTCTTGGAATTTTTCTTTTTTGAAAAAGGGGTAAGTTCAATTTGTGTTACCAGTTTTTTCGGAAGGAAAGTTTCGTCGTCAGGATTGCTGTATTCCAGTTCAGTATAAATTGAATTAATGAAATTCACGCTGATTTTACTGGTCGATTTCAAGGTTGCCGCTAAAACAGCATACGTTTCTGTATCAATGTAAAGATAGCCCTGAAAAGCCAAAACATCTTTTCTGCGGGGTTCATACCGGATTCTGTAAGCTCTGTTTCCGCTGATGGAAATTGTGTCGCTCAACTGATAATCGTACGTGCTGAAACCATCCGTAGATACAGGACTTTGAAATCCAATATCGAAATAATTTAAAGTATTATCGTAAATATTAATGTCACGGTATAGATTTTTCGCCGTAATCGCGACCACCTGATTGTCCTGAAAACCTGAAGTCTTTTGTGCTGTAAGAAG
It includes:
- the rpmA gene encoding 50S ribosomal protein L27, whose protein sequence is MAHKKGVGSSKNGRESHSKRLGVKIFGGQDAIAGNIIVRQRGTQHHPGENVGIGKDHTLHALVDGKVVFRKKANNRSFVSIEPNA
- a CDS encoding DUF5686 family protein — translated: MMSTQIYKYFLFISSLFTTGFFFAQTSVTGKITDAKTNKDLSGVSIFINDKTVAALTTTSSQFTVSSDTIIYKIRFERKNYAVLEVTAIENNLQIKLSPEKESAIDEVVIQNTKPKYKNKKENPAYAIMQEVWKRKRNNGLEKFDSYSYKEYEKIQFDANNIDSAFMNRKVFNKLDFIFDYADSTANGTMALPVFLNESVYENFGVNRPAKKTKKLLTAQKTSGFQDNQVVAITAKNLYRDINIYDNTLNYFDIGFQSPVSTDGFSTYDYQLSDTISISGNRAYRIRYEPRRKDVLAFQGYLYIDTETYAVLAATLKSTSKISVNFINSIYTELEYSNPDDETFLPKKLVTQIELTPFSKKKNSKSLLAKRSVDYSNYQFNKHLADDIFTRKEEEYDAKFVEKNDEFWTNARPDSLSKQEKGVYEMLEKLQQTPKFNRIVKLYETLASRYYNVTKGIDLGPITSVYGKNEVEGDRIRIGARTYFTQNDPWRIEFYNAYGFKDQQFKYGVEGRYMFNRVNRFMIGGGTKRDITQLGVQLTTEDGILSRSFASSTVFARGENASLSSVTQTSFFTSVEPWKNFQVRVDGTLQSIKSANPADFNLMYYRNGDLRKTVNDSRVTISLIARPGAKFSQTGVDRYEHSTLAPTIVLKYTRGIEGLFNADFNYNKLQFMFYKPMLLGSWGKTFLNFEAGKNFDTVPLALQNIIPANQSYGLVPNTFAQLNYYEFVADTYSTLHIEHHFNGKILSFIPLIKKLKLREVAFIRGAYGTLSDASKNINVDNLKYSAPDQQIYYEYGFGIENIGFGNIRIIRVDFNWRGNYLDRPDASKFGIKAGFQFYF